In a single window of the Pseudorca crassidens isolate mPseCra1 chromosome 9, mPseCra1.hap1, whole genome shotgun sequence genome:
- the EPS8L2 gene encoding epidermal growth factor receptor kinase substrate 8-like protein 2 isoform X3, protein MHETSQYHVQHLATFIMDKSEAIVSVEDAIRKLVQLSSKEKIWTQEMLLQVNDQSLRLLDIESQEELENFPLPTVRHSQTVLNQLRYPSVLLLVCQDSDQSKPDVHFFHCDEVEAELVHEDIESALADCRLGKKMRPQTLKGHQEKIRQRQSVLPPAQGPAPIPFQRYGRDSPSTKNRVDLPMPLRDPGFRTWESQAQDEEPRAVLAQKIEKETQILNCALDDIEWFVARLQKAAEAFKQLNQRKKGKKKGKKGPAEGVLTLRARPPSEAEFVDCFRKTKLAINLLAKLQKHIQNPSAAELVHFLFGPLDLIVSTCGGPDIARSVYSPLLSRDTVGFLRGHLVPKEMALWESLGETWTRPRSEWPREPQVPPYVPKFQSGWEPPLDVLQEAPWEVEGLASAPADEPTPVSRTSFRNSPKHGLASEPTPQGDVLPQVGSPHAHRGYEPAPAMAKYVKVLYDFTARNANELSVLKDEVLEVLEGDHQWWKLRNRSGQAGYVPGNILAETRPEDALLEQGGKYWGPASPTHKLTPGFAGNKGELMHHMDEVNDELIKKISHIKAQPTRHFRVERSQPVHLPLTYESGPIEVRAWLEAKAFSARIVENLGILTGPQLFSLNKDELRKVCGEEGARVYSQLTVQKAVLEKQQGGSELEELMSKFHSKNQRRAEEDS, encoded by the exons CACTTGGCCACGTTCATCATGGACAAGAGTGAGGCCATTGTGTCCGTGGAAGATGCCATCCGGAAGCTGGTGCAGCTGAGCTCCAAGGAGAAGATCTGGACACAGGAGATGCTGCTGCAGGTCAACGACCAGTCGCTGCGGCTGCTGGACATCGAATCCCAG GAGGAGCTGGAGAACTTCCCGCTGCCGACCGTGCGGCACAGCCAGACGGTGCTGAACCAGCTACGCTACCCATCGGTGCTCCTGCTTGTGTGCCAGGACTCAGACCAGAGCAAGCCCGACGTCCACTTCTTCCACTGCGACGAGGTGGAG GCGGAGCTGGTGCACGAGGACATCGAGAGCGCGCTGGCCGACTGCCGCCTGGGGAAGAAGATGCGGCCACAGACCCTCAa GGGCCACCAGGAGAAGATCCGGCAGCGGCAGTCCGTCCTGCCCccggcccagggcccagcccccaTCCCCTTCCAGCGCTACGGCAGGGACTCGCCCTCCACCAAGAACCGAGTGGACCTGCCCATGCCGCTCAGAGACCCAG GCTTTCGCACTTGGGAGTCGCAGGCGCAGGACGAGGAACCGAGGGCCGTGCTGGCTCAGAAGATCGAGAAGGAGACG CAAATCCTCAACTGCGCCCTGGACGACATTGAGTGGTTCGTGGCTCGGCTGCAGAAGGCTGCTGAGGCTTTCAAGCAGCTGAACCAGCgcaagaaggggaagaagaaggggaagaaggggcCGGCAG AGGGCGTCCTCACGCTGCGAGCACGGCCCCCCTCCGAGGCCGAGTTTGTTGACTGTTTCCGGAAGACCAAGCTGGCCATCAACCTGCTT GCCAAGCTGCAGAAGCACATCCAGAATCCTAGCGCAGCCGAGCTGGTGCACTTCCTCTTCGGGCCTCTGGATCtg ATCGTCAGCACCTGTGGTGGCCCAGACATTGCTCGCTCCGTCTACAGCCCCCTGCTCTCCCGAGACACTGTGGGCTTCCTGCGCGGCCACCTGGTCCCCAAGGAGATGGCGCTGTGGGAGTCCCTGGGGGAGACCTGGACACGACCCCG CTCCGAGTGGCCTCGGGAGCCGCAGGTGCCCCCCTACGTGCCCAAGTTCCAGAGCGGCTGGGAGCCACCACTGGACGTGCTGCAGGAGGCCCCCTGGGAGGTGGAGGGGCTGGCGTCAGCCCCCGCTGATGAG CCAACTCCAGTGAGCCGCACGTCCTTCAGAAACTCCCCAAAGCATGGCCTCGCATCTGAGCCCACACCCCAGGGAGACGTCCTCCCCCAAGTCGGCTCCCCACATGCTCACAG GGGCTACGAACCCGCACCGGCCATGGCCAAGTACGTCAAGGTCCTCTACGACTTCACAGCCCGCAACGCGAACGAGCTGTCGGTGCTCAAGGACGAGGTCCTGGAG GTGCTGGAAGGCGACCACCAGTGGTGGAAGCTTCGAAATCGCAGCGGCCAGGCAGGCTATGTGCCGGGCAACATCCTCGCCGAGACCCGGCCGGAGGACGCCCTCCTGGAGCAG GGGGGGAAATACTGGGGTCCTGCCAGCCCAACCCACAAGCTGACCCCAGGCTTTGCCGGGAACAAAGGCG AGCTGATGCATCACATGGACGAGGTCAACGACGAGCTCATCAAGAAGATCAGCCACATCAAGGCGCAGCCGACGCGGCACTTCCGCGTGGAGCGCAGCCAGCCGGTGCACCTGCCGCTCACCTACGAGTCCGGCCCCATCGAGGTCCGCGCCTGGCTGGAAGCCAAGGCCTTCAGCGCCCG gatcGTGGAGAACCTGGGCATCCTGACGGGGCCCCAGCTCTTCTCGCTCAACAAGGACGAGCTGCGGAAGGTGTGCGGGGAGGAGGGCGCCCGCGTGTACAGCCAGCTCACCGTACAGAAGGCCGTCCTGGAG AAGCAGCAAGGTGGGTCGGAGCTGGAGGAGCTCATGAGcaagttccattccaagaacCAGAGGCGGGCGGAGGAAGACAGCTAA
- the EPS8L2 gene encoding epidermal growth factor receptor kinase substrate 8-like protein 2 isoform X2, whose protein sequence is MSQSGGSLGRSDGVAKMSAKDLFEQRKKYSNSNVIMHETSQYHVQHLATFIMDKSEAIVSVEDAIRKLVQLSSKEKIWTQEMLLQVNDQSLRLLDIESQEELENFPLPTVRHSQTVLNQLRYPSVLLLVCQDSDQSKPDVHFFHCDEVEAELVHEDIESALADCRLGKKMRPQTLKGHQEKIRQRQSVLPPAQGPAPIPFQRYGRDSPSTKNRVDLPMPLRDPGFRTWESQAQDEEPRAVLAQKIEKETQILNCALDDIEWFVARLQKAAEAFKQLNQRKKGKKKGKKGPAEGVLTLRARPPSEAEFVDCFRKTKLAINLLAKLQKHIQNPSAAELVHFLFGPLDLIVSTCGGPDIARSVYSPLLSRDTVGFLRGHLVPKEMALWESLGETWTRPRSEWPREPQVPPYVPKFQSGWEPPLDVLQEAPWEVEGLASAPADEPTPVSRTSFRNSPKHGLASEPTPQGDVLPQVGSPHAHRGYEPAPAMAKYVKVLYDFTARNANELSVLKDEVLEVLEGDHQWWKLRNRSGQAGYVPGNILAETRPEDALLEQGGKYWGPASPTHKLTPGFAGNKGELMHHMDEVNDELIKKISHIKAQPTRHFRVERSQPVHLPLTYESGPIEVRAWLEAKAFSARIVENLGILTGPQLFSLNKDELRKVCGEEGARVYSQLTVQKAVLEKQQGGSELEELMSKFHSKNQRRAEEDS, encoded by the exons CACTTGGCCACGTTCATCATGGACAAGAGTGAGGCCATTGTGTCCGTGGAAGATGCCATCCGGAAGCTGGTGCAGCTGAGCTCCAAGGAGAAGATCTGGACACAGGAGATGCTGCTGCAGGTCAACGACCAGTCGCTGCGGCTGCTGGACATCGAATCCCAG GAGGAGCTGGAGAACTTCCCGCTGCCGACCGTGCGGCACAGCCAGACGGTGCTGAACCAGCTACGCTACCCATCGGTGCTCCTGCTTGTGTGCCAGGACTCAGACCAGAGCAAGCCCGACGTCCACTTCTTCCACTGCGACGAGGTGGAG GCGGAGCTGGTGCACGAGGACATCGAGAGCGCGCTGGCCGACTGCCGCCTGGGGAAGAAGATGCGGCCACAGACCCTCAa GGGCCACCAGGAGAAGATCCGGCAGCGGCAGTCCGTCCTGCCCccggcccagggcccagcccccaTCCCCTTCCAGCGCTACGGCAGGGACTCGCCCTCCACCAAGAACCGAGTGGACCTGCCCATGCCGCTCAGAGACCCAG GCTTTCGCACTTGGGAGTCGCAGGCGCAGGACGAGGAACCGAGGGCCGTGCTGGCTCAGAAGATCGAGAAGGAGACG CAAATCCTCAACTGCGCCCTGGACGACATTGAGTGGTTCGTGGCTCGGCTGCAGAAGGCTGCTGAGGCTTTCAAGCAGCTGAACCAGCgcaagaaggggaagaagaaggggaagaaggggcCGGCAG AGGGCGTCCTCACGCTGCGAGCACGGCCCCCCTCCGAGGCCGAGTTTGTTGACTGTTTCCGGAAGACCAAGCTGGCCATCAACCTGCTT GCCAAGCTGCAGAAGCACATCCAGAATCCTAGCGCAGCCGAGCTGGTGCACTTCCTCTTCGGGCCTCTGGATCtg ATCGTCAGCACCTGTGGTGGCCCAGACATTGCTCGCTCCGTCTACAGCCCCCTGCTCTCCCGAGACACTGTGGGCTTCCTGCGCGGCCACCTGGTCCCCAAGGAGATGGCGCTGTGGGAGTCCCTGGGGGAGACCTGGACACGACCCCG CTCCGAGTGGCCTCGGGAGCCGCAGGTGCCCCCCTACGTGCCCAAGTTCCAGAGCGGCTGGGAGCCACCACTGGACGTGCTGCAGGAGGCCCCCTGGGAGGTGGAGGGGCTGGCGTCAGCCCCCGCTGATGAG CCAACTCCAGTGAGCCGCACGTCCTTCAGAAACTCCCCAAAGCATGGCCTCGCATCTGAGCCCACACCCCAGGGAGACGTCCTCCCCCAAGTCGGCTCCCCACATGCTCACAG GGGCTACGAACCCGCACCGGCCATGGCCAAGTACGTCAAGGTCCTCTACGACTTCACAGCCCGCAACGCGAACGAGCTGTCGGTGCTCAAGGACGAGGTCCTGGAG GTGCTGGAAGGCGACCACCAGTGGTGGAAGCTTCGAAATCGCAGCGGCCAGGCAGGCTATGTGCCGGGCAACATCCTCGCCGAGACCCGGCCGGAGGACGCCCTCCTGGAGCAG GGGGGGAAATACTGGGGTCCTGCCAGCCCAACCCACAAGCTGACCCCAGGCTTTGCCGGGAACAAAGGCG AGCTGATGCATCACATGGACGAGGTCAACGACGAGCTCATCAAGAAGATCAGCCACATCAAGGCGCAGCCGACGCGGCACTTCCGCGTGGAGCGCAGCCAGCCGGTGCACCTGCCGCTCACCTACGAGTCCGGCCCCATCGAGGTCCGCGCCTGGCTGGAAGCCAAGGCCTTCAGCGCCCG gatcGTGGAGAACCTGGGCATCCTGACGGGGCCCCAGCTCTTCTCGCTCAACAAGGACGAGCTGCGGAAGGTGTGCGGGGAGGAGGGCGCCCGCGTGTACAGCCAGCTCACCGTACAGAAGGCCGTCCTGGAG AAGCAGCAAGGTGGGTCGGAGCTGGAGGAGCTCATGAGcaagttccattccaagaacCAGAGGCGGGCGGAGGAAGACAGCTAA
- the EPS8L2 gene encoding epidermal growth factor receptor kinase substrate 8-like protein 2 isoform X1, which produces MSQSGSVSCCPGAANGSLGRSDGVAKMSAKDLFEQRKKYSNSNVIMHETSQYHVQHLATFIMDKSEAIVSVEDAIRKLVQLSSKEKIWTQEMLLQVNDQSLRLLDIESQEELENFPLPTVRHSQTVLNQLRYPSVLLLVCQDSDQSKPDVHFFHCDEVEAELVHEDIESALADCRLGKKMRPQTLKGHQEKIRQRQSVLPPAQGPAPIPFQRYGRDSPSTKNRVDLPMPLRDPGFRTWESQAQDEEPRAVLAQKIEKETQILNCALDDIEWFVARLQKAAEAFKQLNQRKKGKKKGKKGPAEGVLTLRARPPSEAEFVDCFRKTKLAINLLAKLQKHIQNPSAAELVHFLFGPLDLIVSTCGGPDIARSVYSPLLSRDTVGFLRGHLVPKEMALWESLGETWTRPRSEWPREPQVPPYVPKFQSGWEPPLDVLQEAPWEVEGLASAPADEPTPVSRTSFRNSPKHGLASEPTPQGDVLPQVGSPHAHRGYEPAPAMAKYVKVLYDFTARNANELSVLKDEVLEVLEGDHQWWKLRNRSGQAGYVPGNILAETRPEDALLEQGGKYWGPASPTHKLTPGFAGNKGELMHHMDEVNDELIKKISHIKAQPTRHFRVERSQPVHLPLTYESGPIEVRAWLEAKAFSARIVENLGILTGPQLFSLNKDELRKVCGEEGARVYSQLTVQKAVLEKQQGGSELEELMSKFHSKNQRRAEEDS; this is translated from the exons CACTTGGCCACGTTCATCATGGACAAGAGTGAGGCCATTGTGTCCGTGGAAGATGCCATCCGGAAGCTGGTGCAGCTGAGCTCCAAGGAGAAGATCTGGACACAGGAGATGCTGCTGCAGGTCAACGACCAGTCGCTGCGGCTGCTGGACATCGAATCCCAG GAGGAGCTGGAGAACTTCCCGCTGCCGACCGTGCGGCACAGCCAGACGGTGCTGAACCAGCTACGCTACCCATCGGTGCTCCTGCTTGTGTGCCAGGACTCAGACCAGAGCAAGCCCGACGTCCACTTCTTCCACTGCGACGAGGTGGAG GCGGAGCTGGTGCACGAGGACATCGAGAGCGCGCTGGCCGACTGCCGCCTGGGGAAGAAGATGCGGCCACAGACCCTCAa GGGCCACCAGGAGAAGATCCGGCAGCGGCAGTCCGTCCTGCCCccggcccagggcccagcccccaTCCCCTTCCAGCGCTACGGCAGGGACTCGCCCTCCACCAAGAACCGAGTGGACCTGCCCATGCCGCTCAGAGACCCAG GCTTTCGCACTTGGGAGTCGCAGGCGCAGGACGAGGAACCGAGGGCCGTGCTGGCTCAGAAGATCGAGAAGGAGACG CAAATCCTCAACTGCGCCCTGGACGACATTGAGTGGTTCGTGGCTCGGCTGCAGAAGGCTGCTGAGGCTTTCAAGCAGCTGAACCAGCgcaagaaggggaagaagaaggggaagaaggggcCGGCAG AGGGCGTCCTCACGCTGCGAGCACGGCCCCCCTCCGAGGCCGAGTTTGTTGACTGTTTCCGGAAGACCAAGCTGGCCATCAACCTGCTT GCCAAGCTGCAGAAGCACATCCAGAATCCTAGCGCAGCCGAGCTGGTGCACTTCCTCTTCGGGCCTCTGGATCtg ATCGTCAGCACCTGTGGTGGCCCAGACATTGCTCGCTCCGTCTACAGCCCCCTGCTCTCCCGAGACACTGTGGGCTTCCTGCGCGGCCACCTGGTCCCCAAGGAGATGGCGCTGTGGGAGTCCCTGGGGGAGACCTGGACACGACCCCG CTCCGAGTGGCCTCGGGAGCCGCAGGTGCCCCCCTACGTGCCCAAGTTCCAGAGCGGCTGGGAGCCACCACTGGACGTGCTGCAGGAGGCCCCCTGGGAGGTGGAGGGGCTGGCGTCAGCCCCCGCTGATGAG CCAACTCCAGTGAGCCGCACGTCCTTCAGAAACTCCCCAAAGCATGGCCTCGCATCTGAGCCCACACCCCAGGGAGACGTCCTCCCCCAAGTCGGCTCCCCACATGCTCACAG GGGCTACGAACCCGCACCGGCCATGGCCAAGTACGTCAAGGTCCTCTACGACTTCACAGCCCGCAACGCGAACGAGCTGTCGGTGCTCAAGGACGAGGTCCTGGAG GTGCTGGAAGGCGACCACCAGTGGTGGAAGCTTCGAAATCGCAGCGGCCAGGCAGGCTATGTGCCGGGCAACATCCTCGCCGAGACCCGGCCGGAGGACGCCCTCCTGGAGCAG GGGGGGAAATACTGGGGTCCTGCCAGCCCAACCCACAAGCTGACCCCAGGCTTTGCCGGGAACAAAGGCG AGCTGATGCATCACATGGACGAGGTCAACGACGAGCTCATCAAGAAGATCAGCCACATCAAGGCGCAGCCGACGCGGCACTTCCGCGTGGAGCGCAGCCAGCCGGTGCACCTGCCGCTCACCTACGAGTCCGGCCCCATCGAGGTCCGCGCCTGGCTGGAAGCCAAGGCCTTCAGCGCCCG gatcGTGGAGAACCTGGGCATCCTGACGGGGCCCCAGCTCTTCTCGCTCAACAAGGACGAGCTGCGGAAGGTGTGCGGGGAGGAGGGCGCCCGCGTGTACAGCCAGCTCACCGTACAGAAGGCCGTCCTGGAG AAGCAGCAAGGTGGGTCGGAGCTGGAGGAGCTCATGAGcaagttccattccaagaacCAGAGGCGGGCGGAGGAAGACAGCTAA
- the EPS8L2 gene encoding epidermal growth factor receptor kinase substrate 8-like protein 2 isoform X4, with protein sequence MDKSEAIVSVEDAIRKLVQLSSKEKIWTQEMLLQVNDQSLRLLDIESQEELENFPLPTVRHSQTVLNQLRYPSVLLLVCQDSDQSKPDVHFFHCDEVEAELVHEDIESALADCRLGKKMRPQTLKGHQEKIRQRQSVLPPAQGPAPIPFQRYGRDSPSTKNRVDLPMPLRDPGFRTWESQAQDEEPRAVLAQKIEKETQILNCALDDIEWFVARLQKAAEAFKQLNQRKKGKKKGKKGPAEGVLTLRARPPSEAEFVDCFRKTKLAINLLAKLQKHIQNPSAAELVHFLFGPLDLIVSTCGGPDIARSVYSPLLSRDTVGFLRGHLVPKEMALWESLGETWTRPRSEWPREPQVPPYVPKFQSGWEPPLDVLQEAPWEVEGLASAPADEPTPVSRTSFRNSPKHGLASEPTPQGDVLPQVGSPHAHRGYEPAPAMAKYVKVLYDFTARNANELSVLKDEVLEVLEGDHQWWKLRNRSGQAGYVPGNILAETRPEDALLEQGGKYWGPASPTHKLTPGFAGNKGELMHHMDEVNDELIKKISHIKAQPTRHFRVERSQPVHLPLTYESGPIEVRAWLEAKAFSARIVENLGILTGPQLFSLNKDELRKVCGEEGARVYSQLTVQKAVLEKQQGGSELEELMSKFHSKNQRRAEEDS encoded by the exons ATGGACAAGAGTGAGGCCATTGTGTCCGTGGAAGATGCCATCCGGAAGCTGGTGCAGCTGAGCTCCAAGGAGAAGATCTGGACACAGGAGATGCTGCTGCAGGTCAACGACCAGTCGCTGCGGCTGCTGGACATCGAATCCCAG GAGGAGCTGGAGAACTTCCCGCTGCCGACCGTGCGGCACAGCCAGACGGTGCTGAACCAGCTACGCTACCCATCGGTGCTCCTGCTTGTGTGCCAGGACTCAGACCAGAGCAAGCCCGACGTCCACTTCTTCCACTGCGACGAGGTGGAG GCGGAGCTGGTGCACGAGGACATCGAGAGCGCGCTGGCCGACTGCCGCCTGGGGAAGAAGATGCGGCCACAGACCCTCAa GGGCCACCAGGAGAAGATCCGGCAGCGGCAGTCCGTCCTGCCCccggcccagggcccagcccccaTCCCCTTCCAGCGCTACGGCAGGGACTCGCCCTCCACCAAGAACCGAGTGGACCTGCCCATGCCGCTCAGAGACCCAG GCTTTCGCACTTGGGAGTCGCAGGCGCAGGACGAGGAACCGAGGGCCGTGCTGGCTCAGAAGATCGAGAAGGAGACG CAAATCCTCAACTGCGCCCTGGACGACATTGAGTGGTTCGTGGCTCGGCTGCAGAAGGCTGCTGAGGCTTTCAAGCAGCTGAACCAGCgcaagaaggggaagaagaaggggaagaaggggcCGGCAG AGGGCGTCCTCACGCTGCGAGCACGGCCCCCCTCCGAGGCCGAGTTTGTTGACTGTTTCCGGAAGACCAAGCTGGCCATCAACCTGCTT GCCAAGCTGCAGAAGCACATCCAGAATCCTAGCGCAGCCGAGCTGGTGCACTTCCTCTTCGGGCCTCTGGATCtg ATCGTCAGCACCTGTGGTGGCCCAGACATTGCTCGCTCCGTCTACAGCCCCCTGCTCTCCCGAGACACTGTGGGCTTCCTGCGCGGCCACCTGGTCCCCAAGGAGATGGCGCTGTGGGAGTCCCTGGGGGAGACCTGGACACGACCCCG CTCCGAGTGGCCTCGGGAGCCGCAGGTGCCCCCCTACGTGCCCAAGTTCCAGAGCGGCTGGGAGCCACCACTGGACGTGCTGCAGGAGGCCCCCTGGGAGGTGGAGGGGCTGGCGTCAGCCCCCGCTGATGAG CCAACTCCAGTGAGCCGCACGTCCTTCAGAAACTCCCCAAAGCATGGCCTCGCATCTGAGCCCACACCCCAGGGAGACGTCCTCCCCCAAGTCGGCTCCCCACATGCTCACAG GGGCTACGAACCCGCACCGGCCATGGCCAAGTACGTCAAGGTCCTCTACGACTTCACAGCCCGCAACGCGAACGAGCTGTCGGTGCTCAAGGACGAGGTCCTGGAG GTGCTGGAAGGCGACCACCAGTGGTGGAAGCTTCGAAATCGCAGCGGCCAGGCAGGCTATGTGCCGGGCAACATCCTCGCCGAGACCCGGCCGGAGGACGCCCTCCTGGAGCAG GGGGGGAAATACTGGGGTCCTGCCAGCCCAACCCACAAGCTGACCCCAGGCTTTGCCGGGAACAAAGGCG AGCTGATGCATCACATGGACGAGGTCAACGACGAGCTCATCAAGAAGATCAGCCACATCAAGGCGCAGCCGACGCGGCACTTCCGCGTGGAGCGCAGCCAGCCGGTGCACCTGCCGCTCACCTACGAGTCCGGCCCCATCGAGGTCCGCGCCTGGCTGGAAGCCAAGGCCTTCAGCGCCCG gatcGTGGAGAACCTGGGCATCCTGACGGGGCCCCAGCTCTTCTCGCTCAACAAGGACGAGCTGCGGAAGGTGTGCGGGGAGGAGGGCGCCCGCGTGTACAGCCAGCTCACCGTACAGAAGGCCGTCCTGGAG AAGCAGCAAGGTGGGTCGGAGCTGGAGGAGCTCATGAGcaagttccattccaagaacCAGAGGCGGGCGGAGGAAGACAGCTAA